A region of Pristiophorus japonicus isolate sPriJap1 chromosome 32, sPriJap1.hap1, whole genome shotgun sequence DNA encodes the following proteins:
- the LOC139240607 gene encoding probable G-protein coupled receptor 139 has protein sequence MDRNLKTVHWNITTMDRSFILLFNVLVENYDRLPLELRISGVLQIIEYLYYPLLAAVGVPVNLVTIVILSRGKCGLSKCVTRYLVAMAVADLLVVILDLILRHIPVVYWWQFQFVRSLPMCNIHAVLLYAVTDCSVWFTVTFTFDRFVAICCQKLKTKYCTKKTAAVVLGTVTVLSGLKNIVWYFMLNRWYLLVNVPWFCVVSVAVLYSPVWTAIEFLHNILTPRVPFVLILLLNTVTVRHILVASRARRRLRGPSSGERPRDPEMASRKKSIISLFVISGNFILLWAVFMLYSIYYRMWWFGYKSVKIPDYVSVLGFMLQMLSCCTNTGIYAVTQAKFRVQLKNLAKYPFTVLVKFIKR, from the exons ATGGATCGGAATCTGAAAACAGTGCATTGGAATATTACAACGATGGACAGGAGTTTCATCTTGCTTTTTAACGTTCTTGTTGAAAATTATGATAGATTGCCATTAGAATTGCGAATCAGTGGTGTACTTCAGATTATTGAATACCTTTACTATCCGCTCcttgctgctgttggtgttcctg tgaacttagtgacgattgtgatcctgtctcggggaaagtgcggtctctccaaatgtgtaactcgatacctggtggccatggcagtggccgatctactggtcgttatcctcgatcTGATATTGAGGCACATTCCGGTTGTTTATTGGTGGCAGTTTCAATTTGTGCGGTCCCTCCccatgtgtaatatccacgccgtcctgctgtatgcagtcacagactgttctgtctggttcaccgtcactttcacctttgatcgatttgtggccatttgttgtcagaagctgaaaactaaatattgcaccaagaaaacagcggctgtggttctgggaacagtgactgtactgagcggtTTAAAAAACATTGTCTGGTATTTTATGCTGAACCGTTGGTATTTGCTTGTGAACGTCCCCTGGTTTTGTGTTGTATCAGTGGCTGTTCTGTATTCGCCGGTCTGGACAGCAATCGAGTTCCTACATAATATCCTAACCCCGCGTGTCCCGTTTGttctgattctgctgctcaatacaGTCACCGTCAGACatattttagtggccagcagagcccgcaggagactccggggtcccAGCAGTGGGGAGAGGCCCAGAGACCCAGAGATGGCGAGCCGCAAAAAATCGATAATTTCACTGTTTGTTATCTCCGgaaatttcatcctgttatgggcggTATTTATGTTGTATTCTATATATTACCGGATGTGGTGGTTCGGGTATAAGTCTGTCAAAATACCTGATTATGTAAGTGTACTTGGATTCATGCTGCAgatgctgagttgctgcacaaacactggtatttatgccgtgacccaggcaAAGTTCAGAGTGCAGCTCAAGAATTTGGCAAAATATCCCTTTACTGTGCTTGTGAAATTCATTAAACGATGA